From the Lolium rigidum isolate FL_2022 chromosome 2, APGP_CSIRO_Lrig_0.1, whole genome shotgun sequence genome, one window contains:
- the LOC124689808 gene encoding RING-H2 finger protein ATL56-like — MAPPAAGEASSSSSACAAAPETPRPHPEEAAKRRCRPSRPAAGAWARVVSMGVQGCVMAAALALFLLFAFAACLLMLALVFSARAFRRQGSRYRPFSPDDDFPPPPPPPRPVGLASAQIARLPCFDSSPFDGPSTCVVCLEASRAGQRWRKLPPCGHAFHAACVDPWLRLSPACPVCRAAVAVPPEKS, encoded by the coding sequence ATGgccccgcccgccgccggcgaggcctcgtcctcctcctcggcctgcgCCGCCGCGCCGGAGACTCCTCGCCCTCACCCGGAGGAGGCCGCCAAGCGCCGCTGCCGCCCCTCGcgccccgccgccggcgcctGGGCGCGCGTGGTCTCCATGGGCGTGCAGGGCTGCGTCATGGCCGCCGCGCTCgcgctcttcctcctcttcgccttCGCCGCCTGCCTCCTCATGCTGGCGCTCGTCTTCTCCGCGCGCGCCTTCCGCCGCCAGGGCAGCCGCTACCGCCCCTTCTCGCCCGACGACGacttcccgccgccgccgccgcccccgcgcccCGTCGGCCTCGCGTCCGCCCAAATCGCCCGCCTCCCCTGCTTCGACTCGTCGCCGTTCGACGGGCCCTCCacctgcgtcgtctgcctcgaggCGTCGCGCGCCGGCCAGCGGTGGCGCAAGCTGCCACCCTGCGGccacgccttccacgccgcctgcGTCGACCCGTGGCTCCGCCTGTCGCCCGCGTGCCCCGTCTGCCGCGCTGCCGTAGCCGTCCCGCCAGAGAAGAGCTGA